The proteins below are encoded in one region of Borrelia duttonii Ly:
- the fni gene encoding type 2 isopentenyl-diphosphate Delta-isomerase, with amino-acid sequence MGIEPNILNNKRQQIEICLQRENVNKSDNLLNFVNVKHDALSELDFCEIDTHESLFGYDIAMPIFISSMTGGVREGNKLNKSLVKIANDIGIPMGLGSFKLIFKYPEYIKDFSLKKYADNIPLFSNIGVVQLREFGVYEIIEMNKRLEVDAVILHLNSGQELMNSKGGRNFKGIKDTIAKFCSVSNLPVIVKETGFGISPDSVISLLELGVSYVDLAGSGGTNWVLVEGIKEKNLDIASCFANWGISSVLTLLSIDESFKDKIFASGGYETGMDIAKGIALGAQLVGVAAAVLRVFYSGGEEALYKLFKDYEYVLKMSMLLSNSQNLAQFRTNKYFLSYPLMLNIKSFKDCYET; translated from the coding sequence ATGGGTATCGAGCCTAATATATTAAATAATAAGAGACAACAAATTGAAATTTGTTTACAAAGGGAAAATGTTAATAAAAGTGATAATCTTTTAAATTTTGTTAATGTAAAACATGATGCACTTAGTGAGCTTGATTTTTGTGAGATAGATACGCATGAGAGTTTATTTGGTTATGATATTGCTATGCCTATTTTTATATCATCAATGACAGGAGGAGTGAGAGAAGGTAATAAATTGAATAAATCTCTTGTTAAGATTGCAAATGATATTGGTATTCCGATGGGTCTTGGTTCTTTTAAGCTTATATTTAAATATCCTGAGTATATTAAAGATTTTTCATTAAAGAAATATGCTGATAATATTCCTTTATTTTCTAATATAGGTGTTGTTCAATTAAGAGAATTTGGTGTTTATGAAATAATTGAAATGAATAAGAGGTTGGAGGTTGATGCTGTAATTTTGCATTTAAATTCTGGTCAAGAATTGATGAATTCTAAAGGTGGGAGAAATTTTAAAGGAATTAAGGACACAATTGCTAAGTTTTGTTCTGTGTCCAATTTGCCGGTCATTGTTAAAGAAACCGGTTTTGGAATATCACCTGATTCTGTTATTAGTTTGTTAGAGCTTGGGGTTTCTTATGTTGATCTTGCTGGTAGTGGTGGTACTAATTGGGTTTTAGTTGAAGGTATTAAAGAAAAAAATTTAGATATTGCATCTTGTTTTGCTAATTGGGGCATATCTTCGGTTTTGACATTGCTTAGTATTGATGAGTCTTTTAAAGATAAGATTTTTGCATCAGGAGGATATGAAACAGGGATGGATATTGCAAAAGGTATTGCTCTTGGGGCTCAATTAGTAGGAGTTGCAGCGGCTGTTTTGAGGGTTTTTTATTCGGGAGGTGAAGAGGCTTTATATAAACTTTTTAAAGACTATGAATATGTCTTAAAGATGTCTATGCTTTTAAGTAATAGTCAGAATTTGGCACAGTTTAGAACAAATAAATATTTTTTAAGTTATCCATTGATGCTTAATATTAAGAGTTTTAAAGATTGTTATGAAACTTAG
- a CDS encoding hydroxymethylglutaryl-CoA reductase, degradative, translating into MKLSDDFRNKSILDKKLEIKDLLKLNFDDFFYDSIDENFLSHMIENYIGYLSLPVGIVKNLKVNDKYYSVPIATEEPSVIAALNFAAKILKTANLSYSVGEVLGIAQVYISTDKDLSDILLGLHEKIDLWSKSLLKNMELRGGGFRRLSTKFIGEIGIQKLNIYIDVCDVMGSNLLNSVAEKVAHNINLEFGYKCVLKILSNDSNDFSVKANFKLNINNLLKNNEESLTLAHNISLISKIGFFEEERAITNNKGIMNGITGLCVATLNDTRALEASIHKFASRSGRYLPLSKFYVFDENLVGEIELPLQVGVKGGSVGSHEASMLSFKIMGIDCKKEFMGILACVGLSSNFAALRALAFDGIQRGHMRLHVNKILYLLERDYNVSSDEREKILLNMNENGIYSIDFALKFLNDLRA; encoded by the coding sequence ATGAAACTTAGTGATGATTTTAGAAATAAAAGTATTTTAGATAAAAAACTAGAGATAAAGGATCTTTTAAAATTAAATTTTGATGATTTTTTTTATGATTCTATTGATGAGAATTTTTTGTCTCATATGATAGAGAATTATATTGGTTATCTATCTTTGCCTGTTGGTATTGTTAAGAATTTAAAAGTAAATGATAAATATTATAGTGTACCTATTGCTACGGAAGAACCATCTGTTATTGCTGCATTGAATTTTGCGGCTAAAATTCTTAAAACTGCAAATTTAAGTTATTCTGTGGGCGAAGTATTAGGTATTGCTCAAGTTTATATAAGCACAGATAAAGATTTAAGTGATATTCTTCTTGGTCTTCATGAAAAAATAGATCTTTGGTCTAAATCTCTCTTAAAAAACATGGAACTTAGGGGTGGAGGTTTTAGAAGACTTTCTACTAAATTTATTGGAGAGATTGGTATTCAAAAATTAAATATTTACATAGATGTTTGTGATGTTATGGGTTCAAATTTATTAAATTCAGTGGCTGAAAAAGTGGCCCATAATATTAATTTAGAATTTGGGTATAAATGTGTATTGAAAATTTTGAGTAATGATTCTAATGATTTTTCGGTAAAGGCCAATTTTAAGTTAAATATTAATAATTTGCTTAAGAATAATGAAGAATCTTTGACTTTAGCGCATAATATTTCTCTTATTTCAAAGATAGGATTTTTTGAAGAAGAGCGTGCTATTACTAATAATAAAGGTATTATGAATGGTATAACAGGTTTATGTGTCGCTACACTTAATGATACAAGGGCTCTTGAGGCAAGCATACATAAATTTGCCTCAAGAAGTGGTAGATACTTACCTCTTAGTAAATTTTATGTTTTTGATGAAAATTTGGTGGGAGAAATAGAATTACCTTTACAAGTTGGAGTTAAAGGAGGTTCAGTTGGTTCTCATGAGGCATCTATGTTAAGCTTTAAAATTATGGGTATTGATTGCAAAAAGGAGTTTATGGGGATTCTTGCTTGTGTTGGACTTTCAAGCAATTTTGCAGCTTTAAGGGCACTTGCTTTTGATGGAATTCAAAGGGGACATATGAGATTGCATGTTAATAAGATTTTATATCTTCTTGAAAGAGATTATAATGTGTCTAGTGATGAGAGAGAAAAGATATTATTGAATATGAATGAAAATGGAATTTATTCTATTGATTTTGCATTGAAATTTTTAAATGATTTGAGAGCTTAG
- the mvaD gene encoding diphosphomevalonate decarboxylase, with product MKVKCKVNPSLALIKYWGKRDRFLNTPATSSIAVSVDKFYSITELVLSSRDEIILNSKSVVLQDREKKFFNYARKILNKLDIGFKIVSENNFPTSAGLASSSSGFASIAACILKYFDQFSYQKASELARIGSASASRAIYGGFTFLKEGALNAFQCNNYNCFNELCIIFAIVDGQEKEISSRTAMELCKQERFYWDAWIKSSQNIFKEALYFFLIGDFNKFGLRVIKSYQCMFALMLSSSIIYFKDSTINLIKYVAELRREGFSVFETMDAGPQVKILCLKKDLNLILPKLTKNFKDVDFVVSGIGSGLEWIR from the coding sequence GTGAAAGTTAAATGTAAGGTGAATCCTAGTCTGGCTTTAATTAAATATTGGGGAAAGAGAGATAGATTTTTAAATACTCCTGCTACTTCGAGTATTGCTGTTAGCGTTGATAAATTTTATTCTATAACTGAACTTGTATTGTCATCTAGAGATGAAATAATTCTGAATTCAAAATCTGTTGTTTTACAAGATAGAGAAAAAAAATTTTTCAATTATGCAAGAAAAATATTAAATAAATTAGATATTGGATTTAAGATAGTTAGTGAAAATAATTTTCCAACATCAGCAGGACTTGCAAGTTCAAGTTCTGGTTTTGCGTCTATTGCTGCTTGTATTTTAAAATATTTTGATCAGTTTTCTTATCAAAAAGCCTCAGAGCTTGCAAGAATAGGTTCAGCTTCAGCTTCAAGAGCTATTTATGGTGGATTTACTTTTTTAAAGGAAGGAGCTTTAAATGCATTTCAATGTAATAATTACAATTGTTTTAATGAGTTATGCATTATATTTGCTATAGTTGATGGGCAAGAAAAAGAAATTTCTTCAAGAACTGCCATGGAGCTTTGTAAGCAAGAAAGGTTTTATTGGGATGCTTGGATTAAATCTAGTCAAAATATCTTTAAGGAAGCTTTATATTTTTTTTTAATAGGAGATTTTAATAAATTTGGTTTGAGAGTGATCAAAAGTTATCAGTGTATGTTTGCTTTAATGTTATCATCTTCTATTATTTATTTCAAAGATAGTACTATAAATTTGATAAAATATGTGGCTGAGTTGAGAAGAGAAGGTTTTTCTGTTTTTGAAACTATGGATGCTGGGCCACAAGTTAAGATATTGTGTTTAAAGAAAGATTTGAATTTGATTTTGCCCAAACTTACTAAAAATTTTAAAGATGTTGATTTTGTTGTTTCAGGGATTGGAAGTGGTTTGGAATGGATACGATAA
- a CDS encoding GHMP family kinase ATP-binding protein yields the protein MDTINFSVPGNLLLMGEYSILEENGFGLAIAIDERAYFSFKQSDKWRFFSKRTKIDNFTLIDSNDDFIFKMFSYLKYCYFNNLEAFPFDVYVDTSNFFLDSGVKKGFGSSAVVAVGIVYGIYLILNGNKNFIKDKIFMYCLEAYRYAQGGMGSGYDIATSLFGGVVMFKGGNSPKYELLDKICFDNFYLMKGPGPIKTTNAIIRYNGYRDSLLSFMRDVNIVMENIILNVSNSANCLLSSLKLARNIGLEIGKRIGISAELPLNLSYLKDECTLIKALGAGNETFLVYNPNFEVFKQFDIEPINLDLAGVKFH from the coding sequence ATGGATACGATAAATTTTTCAGTGCCTGGTAATTTGCTTTTAATGGGTGAATATTCGATTTTAGAAGAAAATGGTTTTGGTCTTGCAATTGCAATTGACGAGAGAGCTTATTTTTCTTTTAAACAAAGTGATAAATGGCGTTTTTTTTCTAAAAGAACTAAAATTGATAATTTTACTTTAATAGACAGTAATGATGATTTTATTTTTAAAATGTTTAGCTATTTAAAGTATTGCTATTTTAATAATCTAGAAGCTTTTCCTTTTGATGTTTATGTTGATACAAGTAATTTTTTTTTGGATAGTGGTGTTAAGAAAGGATTTGGTTCGAGTGCTGTTGTTGCTGTTGGGATTGTATATGGAATTTATTTAATTTTAAATGGTAATAAAAATTTTATTAAAGATAAAATTTTTATGTATTGCCTTGAAGCTTACAGATATGCTCAAGGAGGTATGGGTAGTGGGTATGATATTGCTACCAGTCTTTTTGGAGGTGTTGTTATGTTTAAGGGAGGCAATTCCCCGAAATATGAGCTTTTGGATAAAATATGTTTTGATAATTTTTATCTAATGAAAGGTCCAGGTCCCATTAAGACTACTAATGCTATCATTAGATATAATGGATATAGAGATTCGTTATTGAGTTTTATGAGAGATGTTAATATTGTAATGGAAAATATTATTTTAAATGTTAGTAATTCTGCTAATTGTTTACTGTCTAGTTTAAAGTTGGCAAGAAATATAGGATTAGAAATTGGAAAAAGAATAGGAATTTCTGCTGAATTACCTTTAAATCTTTCTTATCTTAAAGATGAATGTACTCTGATTAAGGCTTTGGGTGCTGGGAATGAAACTTTTTTAGTTTATAATCCAAATTTTGAAGTTTTTAAACAATTTGATATTGAACCTATAAATCTAGATTTAGCTGGTGTTAAATTTCATTAG
- the mvk gene encoding mevalonate kinase produces MFIIKKSSKILFLGEHSAVYGFPVIGATIPFYMYLVYTFSTDWRYFGEPSLKIDEIISFINRNFSKVRPIEFLIFSQIPVGLGFGSSASLSLCFAEYIVSHDEYNAYDKIVLARKIENIFHGKSSGMDILLVELNGTFYLENKNGIFSYKKIEFCNFYFLVGAVKRECETSKIISDLNYKISVENNQFDIIERLGYIVEDSYAAFNKRDIDLLANNINIANKYLNSLELSSNILDYIIARGREFKAIAGKLSGAGRGGAFILLFKDKNEAVFCLEKLDKDLKENNINLIFKLHLFRF; encoded by the coding sequence ATGTTTATAATAAAAAAATCTTCCAAAATATTATTTTTAGGTGAACATAGTGCTGTTTATGGATTTCCAGTAATTGGTGCTACGATACCTTTTTATATGTATTTAGTTTATACTTTTTCTACTGATTGGAGATATTTTGGGGAGCCTTCTTTAAAAATAGATGAAATAATATCCTTTATTAATAGAAACTTTAGTAAAGTTAGACCTATTGAATTTTTAATATTTTCTCAAATTCCAGTTGGCTTGGGATTTGGTTCTTCTGCCAGTCTTAGTTTATGTTTTGCTGAATATATTGTAAGTCATGATGAATATAATGCTTATGATAAGATTGTATTGGCAAGAAAAATTGAAAACATTTTTCATGGCAAATCTTCTGGTATGGATATTTTACTTGTTGAATTAAATGGGACTTTTTATCTGGAGAATAAAAATGGTATTTTCAGTTATAAAAAAATAGAATTTTGTAATTTTTATTTTTTGGTTGGTGCTGTCAAAAGGGAATGTGAAACAAGTAAAATAATATCTGATTTAAATTATAAAATTTCTGTTGAGAATAACCAATTTGATATTATTGAAAGGCTTGGTTATATTGTTGAGGATTCTTATGCTGCTTTTAATAAGCGAGATATTGATTTGTTGGCAAATAATATTAATATTGCCAACAAATATTTAAATTCTTTAGAATTGTCTTCAAATATACTTGATTATATAATAGCGAGGGGCAGAGAATTTAAGGCTATTGCTGGAAAATTGAGTGGTGCTGGTAGAGGAGGGGCTTTTATTTTGCTTTTTAAAGATAAAAATGAAGCCGTGTTTTGTTTAGAGAAATTGGATAAGGATTTAAAGGAAAATAATATTAATTTAATTTTTAAACTTCACTTATTTAGGTTTTAG
- a CDS encoding CAP domain-containing protein — protein sequence MQKKIPIIILFLTSQCALMGTNKDLAFLYSDIHKLRDNLNLKKLEIDQTLEIVAKEYAINLDKNDVLTHTLFGTTPMQRVSKYDKNFCRIREILAAKMEVQDVTDAWLQSPKHKEALINKDTSKIGGYVLRTKDNKNIFVVLFGEKCKKI from the coding sequence ATGCAAAAAAAAATTCCTATCATTATTTTATTCCTCACAAGTCAATGCGCACTAATGGGCACCAATAAAGACTTAGCTTTTCTTTACTCAGATATTCATAAATTAAGAGATAATTTAAATTTAAAAAAATTAGAGATAGATCAAACCCTTGAAATTGTAGCAAAAGAATATGCAATAAATTTAGATAAAAATGACGTATTAACACATACACTATTTGGAACAACTCCAATGCAACGAGTAAGCAAATATGATAAAAATTTTTGCAGAATAAGAGAAATTTTAGCAGCAAAAATGGAAGTTCAAGATGTAACGGATGCATGGCTTCAAAGTCCAAAACACAAAGAAGCCCTAATAAATAAGGATACAAGCAAAATAGGTGGATATGTATTACGCACAAAAGATAATAAAAATATATTTGTGGTTCTTTTTGGAGAAAAATGTAAAAAAATTTGA
- a CDS encoding Dps family protein — MENHLGHLEKENSDKIHLALQELLAGLHIFYANLRGIHWNIKDINFFVIHKETEKLYDYVAEVIDIIAERSRGLGYDSEFRCSEFMKKSFIKEISLDVSSSLIPSIKSIICNLGDIIKNMSKTRCFIDCTSDYGTANILDDIIVSFEKYLWMHKSLLNGCACVCNNE, encoded by the coding sequence TTGGAAAATCATTTAGGTCATTTAGAAAAAGAAAATTCAGATAAAATTCATTTAGCACTTCAGGAGTTGTTAGCGGGCTTACATATTTTTTATGCTAATTTAAGAGGTATTCATTGGAATATTAAAGATATTAATTTTTTTGTGATACATAAAGAAACAGAAAAACTTTATGATTATGTTGCAGAGGTTATTGATATCATAGCTGAGCGATCTAGAGGACTTGGATATGATTCTGAATTTAGATGTTCTGAATTTATGAAGAAGTCGTTTATTAAAGAAATTAGTTTAGATGTAAGTTCAAGTTTGATACCTTCAATTAAAAGTATTATTTGTAATTTAGGTGATATTATTAAGAATATGTCTAAAACAAGATGTTTTATTGATTGTACATCTGATTATGGGACAGCTAATATTTTAGATGATATTATTGTTTCTTTTGAAAAATATTTATGGATGCATAAGTCTTTATTGAATGGTTGTGCATGTGTATGTAATAATGAATAA
- the fusA gene encoding elongation factor G, whose protein sequence is MEIRNIGIMAHIDAGKTTTTERIIYYTGKTHKIGDVDSGNTVTDWMTQEQDRGITISSAAITCYWKNYQINIIDTPGHVDFTAEVERSLRVLDGGIVVFSAVDGIQAQTETVWKQASKYGIPRLAYVNKMDRVGANFFKVIEDIENKFGIVPVILQIPIGSESSFEGVIDIIRNKELHFEFRDGKPVVIEDVVREEFVENVEIFREKLINSLSNFSEKITELFLEYSVVDDSVIIEEIRRCTIEGLVIPVLMGTSLKNIGIEPLIDAIVDYLPNPFEKKINAYSLKTNRNMLLDPREEKKLSALVFKVQYFSAIAAHLYFIRVYSGELDSSKKVFNVAKNKREKFTRIFRVFSNKNEQIDKVKAGDIGAVIGLKYSITGDTLVEEGNDIILESLVFPEPVVLISIEPERASDDTRLKEVLEIIAKEDPTFSYREDKETGQLLISGMGELHLEIIIMRIRDDFKLNVYTGKPQVSYRESLSLTVNDVFEFVNMFSGKEINLKIGMILSPLSRGEGNKIEFECDIEPLFKAAISRGITSSFSSGIIGYPVIDTSVKIVSLNYDKVKVSESAIESISGFAFNEFFRRASPIKLEPIMMLEIRTPIEYTGDVVSTLNAVGGMIHSISNIDDYEIIRAEAAFAKLFGYTSIFRSSTKGRGVFTMEFLYFKEKVE, encoded by the coding sequence ATGGAAATTAGGAACATTGGAATTATGGCACATATTGATGCTGGAAAAACTACTACTACAGAGAGAATTATATATTATACTGGTAAAACTCATAAGATAGGTGATGTTGATTCTGGAAATACTGTTACTGATTGGATGACTCAAGAACAAGACAGAGGTATTACAATTAGTTCTGCTGCTATTACTTGTTATTGGAAAAATTATCAAATAAATATTATTGATACTCCTGGACATGTTGATTTTACGGCTGAAGTTGAGAGGTCGCTTCGTGTTCTTGATGGAGGTATTGTAGTATTTAGTGCTGTTGATGGAATTCAAGCACAAACTGAAACAGTTTGGAAACAGGCATCAAAGTATGGTATTCCAAGGCTTGCTTATGTTAATAAAATGGATCGTGTAGGAGCTAATTTTTTTAAAGTCATTGAGGATATAGAAAATAAGTTTGGGATAGTTCCAGTTATTTTGCAAATTCCAATTGGAAGTGAGAGTTCATTTGAAGGCGTTATAGATATCATTCGTAATAAAGAATTACATTTTGAATTTAGAGATGGTAAACCTGTTGTTATTGAGGATGTGGTTCGTGAAGAATTTGTTGAGAATGTTGAGATCTTTAGGGAAAAGTTAATAAATTCTCTTAGTAATTTTAGTGAAAAGATTACTGAACTTTTTCTTGAATATTCTGTTGTTGATGATTCTGTTATAATTGAAGAAATTCGAAGATGTACCATTGAGGGTCTTGTTATTCCTGTTTTGATGGGTACTAGTCTTAAAAATATTGGTATAGAACCTTTAATAGATGCTATTGTAGATTATCTTCCAAATCCTTTTGAAAAAAAAATTAATGCTTATTCTTTAAAAACAAATAGAAATATGTTACTTGATCCTAGAGAAGAGAAAAAATTGTCTGCACTTGTGTTTAAGGTTCAATATTTTAGTGCAATTGCTGCCCATCTTTATTTTATTAGAGTATATTCAGGAGAACTGGATTCATCTAAAAAAGTTTTTAATGTTGCTAAGAATAAACGTGAAAAATTTACAAGGATTTTTAGGGTTTTTTCAAATAAGAATGAACAGATTGATAAAGTTAAGGCAGGTGATATTGGAGCAGTTATTGGACTTAAATATTCTATAACGGGTGATACTCTTGTTGAAGAGGGGAATGATATTATTCTTGAATCTTTAGTATTTCCAGAGCCAGTTGTTTTGATATCCATTGAACCTGAGAGAGCATCTGATGATACTAGACTTAAAGAGGTTCTTGAGATTATTGCTAAAGAGGATCCTACTTTTAGTTATAGAGAAGATAAAGAAACAGGACAATTATTGATATCTGGAATGGGTGAATTACATCTTGAGATTATTATTATGCGTATTAGAGATGATTTTAAACTTAATGTTTATACGGGTAAACCTCAAGTAAGTTATAGAGAAAGTTTAAGTTTAACAGTTAATGATGTATTTGAATTTGTTAATATGTTTTCTGGTAAAGAGATTAATTTAAAAATAGGAATGATTTTGAGTCCCTTATCAAGAGGTGAAGGAAATAAAATTGAGTTTGAGTGTGATATTGAACCTTTATTTAAAGCTGCTATATCCAGAGGTATTACTTCTTCTTTCTCGAGTGGTATTATTGGTTATCCGGTTATTGATACTTCAGTTAAGATTGTTTCATTAAATTATGATAAAGTTAAAGTTAGTGAATCTGCCATAGAATCAATATCTGGATTTGCATTTAATGAGTTTTTCAGAAGAGCAAGTCCTATTAAACTTGAACCTATTATGATGTTAGAAATTAGGACTCCTATTGAATATACAGGGGATGTTGTCTCTACATTAAATGCTGTTGGGGGGATGATTCATTCTATTAGTAATATTGATGACTATGAAATAATACGTGCAGAGGCAGCTTTTGCGAAGCTTTTTGGGTATACTTCTATTTTTAGAAGTTCTACTAAGGGTAGAGGAGTTTTTACTATGGAATTTTTATATTTTAAAGAAAAAGTAGAGTGA
- the badR gene encoding host adaptation transcriptional regulator BadR, producing MQGENMVSIRGGNRKKILLSLKNMQYSRTDLARRLSLTNAAVTILTNHMIKENILVEVGSKESDIKKHGRKEILLDINKDFAYSMGVIISSNYFQIGIANLKCEVLISETYSFEPPVSAYEILERIKDHMIEIIWKHNFSRDKFIGLGFSITGIIKDKESGIVNDSHGAWIEKDVPVKAILEEYFSLTVYLESYVKNLSLAEFMGKNVDNIMFFDYTDTAELSIWSDGNVYSGFNNKSGMVSHMVIDYGGEKNCPTCGNKGCVNMLISNFALQRLISKEFMNGEIPELYDKYESRLKKVTIYDIFALHDKYDFIHKIMEDTVKYLAIVIINIQRVLDFNYLVLYGQSFKLKSFFDLLKEEIKRLNKESIILKLSSLDTEVSVVGPASSVIFNKFYLTGGDID from the coding sequence ATGCAGGGTGAGAATATGGTTTCAATTAGAGGTGGTAATAGAAAAAAGATACTCCTTAGTTTGAAAAATATGCAGTATTCAAGGACAGATTTGGCTCGTAGGTTATCATTGACAAATGCAGCTGTGACTATTCTTACTAATCATATGATAAAAGAGAATATTCTAGTTGAGGTTGGGTCAAAAGAATCAGATATTAAGAAGCATGGAAGGAAAGAAATACTTCTTGATATTAATAAAGATTTTGCATATTCAATGGGAGTGATTATTTCAAGTAATTATTTTCAGATAGGAATTGCTAATCTTAAATGTGAGGTTTTAATAAGTGAAACTTATTCCTTTGAACCACCAGTTAGTGCTTATGAGATATTAGAAAGAATTAAAGATCATATGATTGAAATTATTTGGAAGCATAATTTTTCAAGAGATAAGTTTATTGGATTAGGTTTTAGTATTACTGGGATAATTAAGGATAAGGAATCTGGTATTGTTAATGATAGCCATGGTGCATGGATTGAGAAAGATGTTCCTGTTAAGGCTATATTAGAGGAATATTTTTCACTTACTGTATACCTTGAGAGTTATGTAAAAAATCTTTCTCTTGCTGAATTTATGGGTAAGAATGTAGATAATATTATGTTTTTTGATTATACAGATACGGCTGAACTTTCTATTTGGTCTGATGGTAATGTTTATTCTGGTTTTAATAATAAATCTGGTATGGTGAGTCATATGGTCATTGATTATGGAGGGGAGAAAAATTGTCCTACGTGTGGAAATAAGGGATGTGTTAATATGTTGATTTCTAATTTTGCACTGCAGCGTTTGATTTCGAAAGAATTTATGAATGGAGAGATTCCTGAACTTTATGATAAGTATGAAAGTAGACTTAAAAAAGTTACAATATATGATATTTTTGCTCTTCATGATAAATATGATTTTATACATAAAATAATGGAGGATACAGTAAAATATTTGGCAATAGTTATTATTAATATTCAAAGGGTTCTTGATTTTAATTATTTAGTTCTTTATGGTCAAAGTTTTAAACTTAAGAGTTTTTTTGATTTACTTAAAGAGGAGATAAAAAGATTAAATAAAGAAAGTATAATATTAAAACTCAGTTCTCTAGATACTGAAGTATCTGTTGTTGGACCTGCTTCTAGTGTTATTTTCAATAAATTTTATTTGACAGGGGGAGATATTGATTAA
- the ffh gene encoding signal recognition particle protein, whose translation MFENLSAGFKDFIKYVSGKAVINEKNIETAIDTIKNTLIEADVNLRVVRRFVNSVVEEAKGIKVLRGVDPKSHFIKIVNDKLVNFLGDKHSELILNPINKLSCILMLGLQGSGKTTTCAKLAMRLKSENRKVLLVAADTFRAAAIEQLKVLGSQINISVFALENEDSPIKVVKKSIEYARAELFDTVIIDTRGRLEVEDLLLREIIDIKNIVVPTETILVADAMTGQVAVNIAKKFNESVGITGVIFTKFDSDARGGAILSLKTICGVPIKFVGVGEKPEDLDVFYPDRVSSRILGMGDVVTLVEKAQSIIDKEEALKLEEKVRKANFNFEDYLNQFKYMRNMGGVSTLMGMLPGVSSEMLSRNVNERELKREEAIILSMTQRERRNPVILNSPSRKKRIALGSGTTIFEVNKLIKKFSQTVLMLKKMKNKSFQNKIASLFGGKGGMVD comes from the coding sequence GTGTTTGAAAATTTAAGTGCAGGCTTTAAAGACTTTATAAAGTATGTTTCTGGGAAAGCTGTTATAAATGAAAAAAATATTGAAACAGCAATTGACACTATTAAGAATACCTTAATTGAAGCTGATGTTAATTTAAGAGTTGTAAGGCGTTTTGTAAATTCTGTTGTAGAAGAGGCAAAAGGAATTAAGGTTTTAAGAGGTGTTGATCCTAAGTCTCACTTTATTAAAATTGTTAATGATAAGCTTGTAAATTTTTTGGGAGATAAACATTCTGAGCTTATTTTAAATCCTATTAATAAATTGTCTTGTATTTTAATGCTGGGTCTTCAAGGTTCTGGTAAGACTACAACGTGTGCAAAGCTTGCTATGCGGCTTAAATCGGAAAATCGTAAAGTTCTTCTTGTTGCTGCAGATACATTTAGGGCCGCAGCAATTGAGCAATTGAAGGTTTTAGGTTCACAAATTAATATTTCTGTTTTTGCTCTTGAGAATGAAGATAGTCCTATTAAAGTTGTAAAAAAATCTATTGAATATGCTAGAGCAGAGCTTTTCGATACTGTGATAATAGATACTAGAGGACGTCTTGAAGTTGAAGATTTATTGTTGAGAGAAATAATAGATATTAAAAATATTGTGGTTCCTACAGAGACAATATTAGTTGCAGATGCAATGACAGGTCAGGTTGCTGTAAATATTGCAAAAAAATTTAATGAGAGTGTAGGGATTACGGGTGTAATTTTTACGAAATTTGATTCTGATGCTAGGGGTGGTGCAATACTCTCGCTTAAGACTATTTGTGGAGTTCCTATTAAGTTTGTTGGGGTTGGGGAGAAACCCGAAGATCTTGATGTTTTTTATCCAGATAGAGTTTCTTCACGAATTCTTGGTATGGGAGATGTTGTTACTCTTGTAGAGAAAGCTCAGAGTATTATAGATAAGGAAGAGGCTTTAAAACTTGAAGAGAAAGTTAGAAAAGCTAACTTTAATTTTGAAGATTATTTAAATCAATTTAAATATATGCGTAATATGGGTGGGGTTTCTACTTTGATGGGGATGCTTCCTGGTGTGTCATCAGAAATGCTGAGTCGTAATGTTAATGAGAGAGAACTGAAAAGGGAAGAGGCAATTATTCTTTCTATGACCCAAAGAGAAAGACGCAATCCTGTCATTTTAAATAGTCCTTCAAGGAAGAAAAGAATAGCTTTAGGAAGTGGGACAACAATTTTTGAAGTTAATAAACTTATTAAAAAATTTAGTCAAACAGTTTTAATGCTTAAAAAAATGAAAAATAAGAGCTTTCAAAACAAGATAGCATCTCTTTTTGGAGGTAAAGGAGGCATGGTAGATTGA